The Thermoplasmata archaeon genomic interval CGATCCGAGCGCACGACCTGGACGCGCTCCTCGAACTGATGGTGGAGATGCCGAGCACGAAGCGCCGCGCGATCCCCGGGATCGGCAGCGATCGCTCGGACGTGATCGTCGCCGGCCTGATCATTATGGAGGAGGTCCTGCGTGCTTCCGGGGCTCCGGAGATCGTGGTCACGGGCACCGGGATCCGGGACGGCCTCGCTCTCGAGATGATCGGGGCCCCGCTCCCCGCCGACGCGACCGAGCTCGCATCCCGCTCGGTGACCGCCGCCTCTGAGCGGTTCTCCTTCGCGCTCGACCGGGGGCGGGCCGTGGCGAACTTCGCCGGCCAACTGTTCGATCTCTTCGCCGAGGAGCAGCACTGGGGAGCCAGCGAGCGGCTCGCGCTGACCGTGGCCGCGTGGATGCATGACTCGGGAACCTCGATCGATCTCTGGCGGCACGCCTACCACTCCGCGTATCTCATCCAGAACTACCCCATCTACGGCCTCGATCAGCACGAAACGCTGCTCGCGGCGAGCATCGTCGCGCAGCACGCCGGGGACGACCTCCCCTCGGGCTGGCGCAAGGGGCTCGCTCCGGTGCTCCGCCCGAGCGACGCGTCGACCGCGCGGCGCCTCGGCGCGATCCTTCAGGTCTGCGGGCTCCTCGTGGTCGCGGGACCGAGGTTCACGAGGGCCCCCGGGGGTCGCACGCTCGGAGTCACCTTTTCTACTCCCACGGGTAGCTCCCTTCCACCTCGGGCGGTCGAGAAGGCTCGCAAGCCCATCGAGCGCGAGTTCGACGTCGAGGTCCGGATCAAGGATGGCTGACCCCTCGAGCCACGTGCACGGCTACCCGGGGCGGTTGCTCGTCTTCGAAGGGCTCGACGGCAGCGGCAAATCGACCCAGGCCCGCCTCCTTGGAAAGTGGCTCTCCTCCCAAGGGTACCGGGTGTTCCACACGGAATGGAATTCCTCCGAACTCGTCTCCAACATCATCCGGCGGGGCAAGAAGAAGGGTCTCCTCACCCCGACCACCTTCTCGCTGCTCCACGCGACCGACTTCGCCGACCGGTTCGAGCGCCAGATCCTGCCTCCCTTGCGCGCGGGGTACCTTGTCGTCTGCGACCGGTACTCCTACACGGCGTTCGTTCGGGATTCGGCGCGGGGGTGCGACTCGGCGTGGGTCCGGAACATCTACGACTTCGCCCCGAGTCCCGACCGTACGTACTACTTCCGGGTGCCCGTCGCGGTCACGCTACGACGCAAGCTCGCATCCCGGCTGAAGATCTCCTATTACGAGGCCGGGATGGATCTCGGGCTCTCCGACGACATCACCGAGAGCTACCTGAAGTTCCAAGGGCGGCTCAAGCGCGAGTACGACCGCATGGTCACCCCGGATGCGTTCACGGTGATCGACGCGGAGCGACCCGTGGAACGGATCCAGATGGACCTGCGCCTCGACCTCCGCCCACTGCTCGAGGATTTTCCGACGGGGGAGACGTTGCAGCATGAAGGATAGGACCTACGGCACCCCGCTGCCCGGCGTATCGGAGGAGCCGCTCACCGGCCGCCTCATCGTCGTCGAGGGAGCGGACGCCTCCGGCCGCTCGACCGAGGTCGAGATCCTCCGCGAGTGGCTGGAGATCGAGGGTCACCCCGTGGTCGACACCGGTCTGCGCCGATCGACGCTGGTGAGCGAGCAGATCGATCGCGCGAAGGAGGGCCACACGCTCGGCGGGGCGACCCTCGCGCTCCTCTACGCCACGGACTTTGCCGACCAGCTCGAGAACAAGATCCTCCCGTCCCTCGCCGCCGGCAGCACCGTCCTCGCCGACCGATACATCTACACGCTCATGGCCCGGGCCGTGGTCCGCGGCGCGTCGCGCGAGTGGGCCCAGCGTCTCTACGGGTTCGCCCTGCGCCCCGATCTCACGGTCTTCCTGGACGCCCGTCCCGAGATCCTCATGCATCGGGCGATCTCCAAGTACGGCAGCCTCGACTACTGGGAGTCGGGGATGGATCTGTCGATCTCCTCCGACCGGTTCGAGAGCTTCCTCGAGTACCAGACGCGCCTGAGGCACGAGTTCGGGTGGATGGAGGAGCCGTACGGGTTCCGACTCATCGATGCGAACCGTCGCCCGGATCAGGTGCACCGGGACGTCGCCGAGATCGTGCGCCCACTCTTCGAGACGCCGCCGGAGAAGAAGCGGCGAACGCCCGTCCCGCCTACTTCCCGATTGCGGAGAGCTGGCTCCGAGTGACCAGCCACTCCAATCGAGCGGCTCCGGGCCGGATCGCGCGCGAGAACTCGAGAGCCGCGGCGCCGGCCTTGGAGAACCGGCTGAGGGGCACGCTGTCGCCGGTAAGCGCGAGCCCGATCAGCTGCTCGAGCCCCGGCTGGTGGCCGACCAGCAGGACCTCTGCATGGGGGGCCCGGACGGTGCGTCGAAGGTGCTCGAGGATCGGTCCGGGCGGTGCGCCCGGGCCGAGATCCGACCAGAGCTCGATCCGTGGGGGAGCGTCGAACGCCGCGGCGAACAGCTTCGCGGTCTGATGCGTGCGGCGGGCGGGGCTCGAGACGATCCGATCGAGATGGGGGACCTCGCGGGCGAACCCGACCCCGGCCCGTCGTGTCTTTCGCACCCCCGGCGGCGTCAGCGGGCGCGCCGCATCGTCCGGCCACCGGCGCGGGTCCTTCGGGGCCGCAGGTCCGTGGCGAACGAGATAGAGATGCACCGGGGAGAGCTACCCCTCCCAACCGATTTCATCCTTTGCCCGAGCTCACGCTCAGGCCGTGGCGGTCCCGCGCGCTCGAGCGCCATCCGAGCGCAGGAAGACCTCGAGGGTCGCCCGTACGAGCACGAGCGCGGCCAGGAACAGCGGGATCAGCATGGCGTCGCCCCACGGCCACGGGACCTTCGCCGCTTCTCCCAGCCAGAACGTGGCGAACGCAAAGAGGAGCGAAGTCGCCCCCAGCTTGAGCCAGGGAACCTTGATCCGGCGGATCCGTTCGTGGAGCACGACGGCGAGGCCGATCAAGAGGATGCCGGCCAGCGCCGCGCCGAGGACCGCGGACCACCCCTGACCGGTGGCGGCGATCGGGAGCAGCACGATCGCGGCCTCGGTGGTCTCCACGGCGCCGACCGTGAACCCGCCGCTGAACTGCACGGTGCGGGCGTTGCGCTGCGAGATCGCGGCCGTACCAACCGGGGCCGGTGCGCGCGCCCTCCGGTACGAGCGTAGCGTGCTCCGGAACAGGAAGATCCCGAAGGCGACGAGCACG includes:
- a CDS encoding Ppx/GppA phosphatase family protein; the protein is MGRTPSATLHRSEIGPGERFSQSIGVIDIGSNTGRLVVFDAAPAGTVRPVYEAKEVPRLGAGLAADGRLASEAIERGVAAMERFAGTLEYLGVSKTLAVTTSAVRDAPNAGEFISAVQRATGILLRILSGSEEAHYDYLGVASAWGLSDDLICDLGGGSLQLVQTRAAQIANSVSLPLGVLRVTQRHIDHDPPKDRELEELRAYVRDTLRTTVDAFGGTGRRLFAIGGTIRSAARAAIALRDYPVRRVHGFAIRAHDLDALLELMVEMPSTKRRAIPGIGSDRSDVIVAGLIIMEEVLRASGAPEIVVTGTGIRDGLALEMIGAPLPADATELASRSVTAASERFSFALDRGRAVANFAGQLFDLFAEEQHWGASERLALTVAAWMHDSGTSIDLWRHAYHSAYLIQNYPIYGLDQHETLLAASIVAQHAGDDLPSGWRKGLAPVLRPSDASTARRLGAILQVCGLLVVAGPRFTRAPGGRTLGVTFSTPTGSSLPPRAVEKARKPIEREFDVEVRIKDG
- the tmk gene encoding dTMP kinase — its product is MADPSSHVHGYPGRLLVFEGLDGSGKSTQARLLGKWLSSQGYRVFHTEWNSSELVSNIIRRGKKKGLLTPTTFSLLHATDFADRFERQILPPLRAGYLVVCDRYSYTAFVRDSARGCDSAWVRNIYDFAPSPDRTYYFRVPVAVTLRRKLASRLKISYYEAGMDLGLSDDITESYLKFQGRLKREYDRMVTPDAFTVIDAERPVERIQMDLRLDLRPLLEDFPTGETLQHEG
- a CDS encoding thymidylate kinase; translated protein: MKDRTYGTPLPGVSEEPLTGRLIVVEGADASGRSTEVEILREWLEIEGHPVVDTGLRRSTLVSEQIDRAKEGHTLGGATLALLYATDFADQLENKILPSLAAGSTVLADRYIYTLMARAVVRGASREWAQRLYGFALRPDLTVFLDARPEILMHRAISKYGSLDYWESGMDLSISSDRFESFLEYQTRLRHEFGWMEEPYGFRLIDANRRPDQVHRDVAEIVRPLFETPPEKKRRTPVPPTSRLRRAGSE
- the sixA gene encoding phosphohistidine phosphatase SixA — its product is MHLYLVRHGPAAPKDPRRWPDDAARPLTPPGVRKTRRAGVGFAREVPHLDRIVSSPARRTHQTAKLFAAAFDAPPRIELWSDLGPGAPPGPILEHLRRTVRAPHAEVLLVGHQPGLEQLIGLALTGDSVPLSRFSKAGAAALEFSRAIRPGAARLEWLVTRSQLSAIGK